One window of Patescibacteria group bacterium genomic DNA carries:
- a CDS encoding NYN domain-containing protein gives MKQKENNFAFIDGQNLYLSIKSLGWKIDYGKFRKYLADKYKVSKFFIFLGYVASNEELYTALQQQGYICIFKPTLEYKDGKTKGNCDAELVLHTMLEIDNFDRAVLVTGDGDFHCLVKHLIKRQKLHKLLIPNQASYSALLKRFPSEYLAFVSDLENKIAYKKKRTP, from the coding sequence ATGAAACAAAAAGAAAACAATTTTGCCTTTATTGATGGACAAAATTTATACCTTAGTATAAAGTCTTTGGGTTGGAAAATTGATTATGGTAAATTTAGAAAATATTTAGCCGATAAATACAAAGTGTCTAAATTCTTTATTTTTTTAGGTTACGTTGCTTCAAATGAAGAATTATATACGGCACTTCAGCAGCAGGGATATATCTGTATCTTCAAACCAACGCTTGAATATAAGGATGGGAAAACAAAAGGTAATTGTGATGCCGAATTAGTCCTGCATACCATGCTTGAGATTGATAATTTTGACCGTGCTGTTTTGGTTACCGGGGACGGTGATTTTCATTGTCTGGTTAAACACCTAATTAAAAGACAAAAGCTCCATAAATTATTAATCCCCAATCAGGCAAGTTATTCCGCGCTTTTAAAAAGATTCCCTTCGGAATATTTGGCTTTTGTCTCAGATTTAGAGAATAAAATTGCCTATAAAAAGAAAAGAACCCCGTAA
- the msrB gene encoding peptide-methionine (R)-S-oxide reductase MsrB: MEQKIKIFNAKTGEIEEVERIVKTEAEWRKVLTPEQFHIARQGGTELAFSKTCPVPPKKSGGYQCICCGTDLFKYETKFESGTGWPSFFDPISELNIKLVEDKSFGMKRVEVQCARCDAHLGHVFDDGPPPTGKRYCINAVALKLAD, from the coding sequence ATGGAACAAAAAATTAAAATTTTTAATGCTAAAACAGGGGAAATTGAAGAAGTTGAAAGAATTGTAAAAACCGAGGCAGAATGGCGTAAAGTTTTAACTCCTGAACAATTTCACATTGCCCGCCAGGGTGGGACTGAATTAGCTTTTTCTAAAACTTGTCCTGTACCGCCTAAAAAGTCAGGCGGTTACCAATGTATTTGCTGTGGCACTGATTTATTCAAATATGAGACAAAATTTGAATCAGGCACTGGCTGGCCCAGTTTTTTTGATCCAATCTCTGAATTAAACATTAAGTTGGTTGAAGATAAGAGCTTTGGCATGAAGCGTGTAGAAGTGCAATGCGCTCGTTGCGACGCTCATTTGGGACATGTTTTTGATGATGGTCCGCCACCAACGGGCAAACGCTATTGCATTAATGCTGTGGCTCTAAAATTAGCTGATTAA
- the recQ gene encoding DNA helicase RecQ → MISPSQILKDKFGYDSFRFNQAEIIDTILKNKDAFVLMPTGGGKSLCYQIPALILPGITVVISPLISLMKDQVDALRVNGIKASYLNSSLTEAEYSAVYEQLKQGELKLLYIAPERLFHNNGQFMDFLKTIKVSLFAIDEAHCISHWGHDFRPEYRMLSSLKKEFPTVPIIALTATADKLTRDDILNKLQLDTDKVFISSFNRPNIHYFVEQKRGMYEHLINYLAQHRGDSGIIYVLSRNSTENLAAKLSSDGFFAKPYHAGLTNEARQECQDLFAKDEIKIIVATIAFGMGINKSNVRFVIHADLPKNIESYYQETGRGGRDGLKSDAILYYSGGDVVKLKKFAMVEGNPEQSRIMLRKLSQMASLCEVSACRRKTILNYFGEEAPEYCDSCDFCLSSREKFDGTMIAQKALSAVAELGSRYGLSYTVDFLRGSKSEKIKEAHKKLKTYGLGNDISKENWFGYFHDLISLGYLNQTGSEYPILGHTEKSQLVLQGKELVFLVKTISKKDSVLSEKPYEKELLDELKIIRNKWARQENVPAYIIFSDATLLELATYLPQTEQEIRKISGFGDVKLAKYGQPFLNVLVAYCAKHGLASKISEKIPKRERKAEREVETETKNISYDLFKNGKTILEIAEIRGLNPSTIESHLVFYILGGKLQVTDLVPLDKIPRITAAIKEQGQYPLAPLKEALGEDVSYGEIRAVINHLKVSSDVSR, encoded by the coding sequence ATGATTTCACCATCGCAAATTTTAAAAGATAAATTCGGCTATGACTCGTTTCGGTTTAATCAGGCGGAAATTATTGATACTATTTTAAAGAATAAGGATGCGTTTGTCCTGATGCCGACTGGCGGCGGGAAATCCCTTTGCTATCAGATTCCAGCGTTGATATTGCCTGGAATTACAGTTGTTATTTCACCTTTAATATCTTTAATGAAAGACCAGGTAGATGCTTTAAGAGTCAATGGCATCAAAGCCTCATATTTGAATTCTTCACTAACAGAGGCTGAATATTCTGCCGTATATGAACAACTCAAACAAGGAGAGCTTAAATTGCTTTATATTGCGCCTGAGCGATTGTTTCATAATAATGGGCAATTTATGGATTTTTTAAAAACCATCAAGGTGTCATTGTTTGCCATTGATGAAGCCCATTGTATTTCTCATTGGGGGCACGATTTCCGCCCGGAATATAGAATGCTCTCTTCTCTAAAAAAAGAATTTCCTACCGTACCGATTATCGCTTTAACAGCCACTGCTGACAAGCTTACTCGCGATGATATTTTAAATAAATTACAGCTGGACACTGACAAAGTTTTTATTTCCAGTTTTAACAGGCCAAATATTCATTATTTTGTGGAACAAAAACGCGGCATGTATGAGCATCTAATTAATTACCTGGCTCAACATCGCGGTGATTCAGGGATAATCTATGTTTTATCACGAAATTCAACAGAAAATTTGGCCGCTAAACTTAGCTCTGATGGTTTTTTTGCTAAGCCTTATCACGCAGGCCTGACCAATGAAGCCCGCCAGGAATGCCAGGATTTATTTGCTAAAGATGAAATAAAAATCATTGTGGCCACAATTGCTTTTGGCATGGGCATCAACAAATCCAACGTGCGTTTTGTAATTCATGCTGATTTACCTAAAAATATTGAGAGTTATTATCAGGAAACCGGCCGCGGAGGCCGTGATGGGCTGAAAAGCGACGCTATTTTGTATTATAGCGGCGGCGATGTTGTTAAACTTAAAAAATTTGCCATGGTGGAAGGCAACCCTGAACAATCACGGATCATGCTGAGAAAACTGTCCCAAATGGCCTCACTCTGCGAGGTAAGCGCTTGTCGGCGCAAAACAATACTTAATTATTTTGGCGAAGAAGCTCCTGAGTATTGTGACAGTTGCGATTTTTGCCTTTCGAGCCGTGAAAAATTTGACGGCACGATGATTGCGCAAAAAGCGCTTTCAGCCGTGGCTGAGTTGGGAAGTCGGTATGGTCTTAGTTATACGGTTGATTTTTTACGCGGTTCCAAGTCAGAGAAAATAAAAGAAGCGCATAAAAAGTTAAAAACTTACGGACTTGGCAATGATATATCCAAAGAGAATTGGTTTGGATACTTTCATGATTTGATCTCTTTGGGTTATCTTAACCAGACGGGGAGTGAGTATCCAATTCTTGGGCATACAGAAAAAAGTCAGCTTGTTCTCCAGGGAAAAGAACTGGTTTTTTTGGTCAAAACTATTTCAAAAAAAGATTCAGTCTTGTCAGAAAAACCCTATGAAAAAGAATTATTAGATGAACTTAAAATAATCCGCAATAAATGGGCGCGGCAAGAAAATGTTCCGGCCTACATTATTTTTTCTGATGCCACCTTGCTTGAACTCGCAACTTATTTGCCGCAAACTGAGCAGGAAATCAGAAAAATTTCTGGTTTTGGCGATGTTAAACTTGCTAAATATGGCCAGCCTTTTCTTAATGTTCTTGTCGCTTATTGCGCAAAGCATGGTTTGGCTTCCAAAATTTCTGAAAAAATACCTAAGCGAGAGCGAAAAGCAGAGCGCGAAGTTGAGACTGAAACTAAAAATATTTCTTACGATCTTTTTAAAAATGGCAAAACAATCCTGGAAATTGCCGAAATTCGCGGACTCAATCCTTCAACTATTGAAAGCCATCTTGTTTTTTACATTTTGGGGGGTAAATTACAAGTAACAGACCTTGTCCCACTAGACAAGATTCCGCGAATTACTGCCGCTATTAAAGAACAGGGGCAATATCCATTGGCTCCTTTAAAAGAAGCGCTTGGCGAAGATGTAAGTTATGGGGAGATCAGAGCAGTAATTAACCATTTAAAAGTTAGTAGTGATGTATCCAGATAA
- the dnaG gene encoding DNA primase — MINSQTEEIKSKLDIVDVISEYIQLKPAGGNFRALCPFHNEKTPSFMVSRDKQIWHCFGCGEGGDAFTFVQKIEGVEFPEALKILADKAGIKLKKENPELVSQKTKLLDINKLAAEYFHQVLLKTQEGKIARDYIAKRQLEPKTVAEFKLGYAPDSWDKILNILHKKGFKDNDIFLAGLVVKNDKGRLYDRFRQRLMFPIFDHHGNAVGFTGRILDENKANQGGKYVNTPQTLIYNKSLIIYGLDKAKEEIKKNNLAVFVEGNMDLIASHQAGIRNVVATSGTALTQEQLKIIQRYTNNLALSFDADLAGQAAAERGIDIALSLGLNIRVIQLPPVLNGQAIKDPDDCIKQGASYWQEAIKQAGSIMDFYFAKAFKKFDINDPLQKKEIAAKLLKQIIKLVDKVEQNHWLNQLAQKLDVPVSILQETFSKVTGSKESANPPIKFEEQDIKKREVQVAEQLLALILKYPQNIEYVIDKLEIGMIPQEDLQKIYKELILYYNNIKNFDYTQFEKLLFTQDEKLINLLSTLLLLADKDFFDFSEGQIKNEIINLIQLLKKNYISLKIKQVAKLLSAAEKDKNQKQIEELSKDFSVLTQQINNL, encoded by the coding sequence ATGATAAATTCTCAAACCGAGGAAATAAAATCAAAGCTTGATATCGTGGATGTAATATCTGAATATATCCAGCTAAAACCTGCAGGCGGTAACTTTAGGGCGCTTTGTCCGTTTCATAATGAAAAGACCCCTTCTTTTATGGTTTCCCGCGACAAACAGATCTGGCATTGCTTTGGTTGCGGCGAAGGCGGGGATGCTTTTACCTTTGTGCAAAAAATTGAAGGCGTGGAATTTCCCGAGGCTTTAAAAATTTTAGCTGATAAGGCCGGGATTAAGCTTAAAAAAGAAAATCCTGAATTGGTTTCGCAGAAGACTAAACTTTTAGATATAAATAAATTAGCCGCTGAATATTTTCACCAAGTGCTTTTAAAAACTCAAGAAGGCAAGATCGCCCGTGATTATATTGCCAAACGCCAACTTGAACCCAAGACCGTGGCTGAATTTAAATTAGGCTATGCGCCCGATTCTTGGGATAAGATTTTGAATATTTTACATAAAAAGGGATTCAAAGATAATGATATTTTTCTGGCAGGCTTGGTCGTTAAAAATGATAAGGGCCGGCTGTATGACCGTTTTAGGCAGAGATTAATGTTTCCAATCTTTGATCACCACGGCAATGCAGTCGGTTTTACAGGCAGGATTTTAGACGAAAACAAAGCTAATCAGGGCGGTAAATACGTAAATACTCCCCAAACTTTAATTTATAATAAAAGCTTGATTATTTATGGCTTAGATAAAGCCAAGGAAGAAATTAAAAAAAATAATCTGGCGGTTTTTGTAGAAGGCAATATGGATCTGATTGCTTCTCATCAAGCAGGGATAAGAAATGTAGTTGCTACATCAGGCACTGCCTTGACCCAGGAGCAATTAAAAATCATCCAAAGATATACTAATAACCTGGCGCTATCATTTGATGCTGATTTGGCCGGCCAAGCAGCGGCTGAAAGGGGAATTGACATTGCTTTGTCTTTAGGCTTGAACATAAGAGTTATTCAATTGCCGCCTGTCCTAAACGGCCAGGCAATTAAAGATCCGGATGATTGCATTAAGCAAGGAGCCAGCTATTGGCAAGAGGCGATTAAGCAAGCCGGTTCAATCATGGATTTTTATTTTGCCAAAGCTTTTAAAAAATTTGATATTAACGATCCGCTGCAAAAAAAAGAAATTGCCGCTAAATTGCTAAAACAAATAATAAAGCTGGTTGATAAAGTTGAGCAAAATCACTGGCTGAATCAATTAGCCCAAAAATTGGATGTTCCGGTCAGTATTTTGCAGGAGACCTTTTCTAAAGTTACAGGTTCCAAAGAAAGCGCAAATCCGCCAATTAAATTTGAGGAACAGGATATTAAAAAAAGAGAGGTGCAGGTGGCAGAGCAGCTTTTAGCCTTAATTCTGAAATATCCCCAAAATATTGAATATGTCATTGATAAATTGGAAATCGGCATGATTCCGCAGGAGGACTTGCAGAAAATTTACAAAGAACTGATTTTGTATTATAATAATATAAAGAACTTTGATTATACTCAATTTGAAAAGCTATTATTTACTCAAGACGAAAAATTAATTAACTTGCTATCAACTTTGTTGCTTTTAGCCGATAAAGATTTTTTTGATTTTAGCGAAGGCCAAATTAAAAATGAAATTATTAATCTTATACAATTATTGAAAAAAAATTATATTAGTTTAAAAATTAAACAAGTTGCCAAGTTATTATCTGCCGCTGAAAAAGACAAAAACCAGAAACAAATTGAAGAATTAAGCAAAGATTTTTCAGTTTTGACCCAGCAGATAAATAATTTATAG
- a CDS encoding sigma-70 family RNA polymerase sigma factor gives MPKKKKTKKKNVKKLKRPIKRRKFQIKKKHKKISRSKQEIVRPSEEQLCSLLQKGRSRGFITEQEVLHTFPEVEEYIDLYEDFIDRLDHCGIQMVELKGGVLSRGKEKEELLERIGITKEKKRLDLSDISEDSIQMYLREIGKVPLLKGEEEMSLARRKEKGDKEAEKKIIEANLRLVVSIAKKFVGKSMSLLDLIQEGNIGLFKAVEKFDPRKGYKFSTYATWWIRQAITRSLADQSRTIRIPVHMVETINKFQQVQRRLIQDLGREPLPEEIAAEMGEDIEKVRHIISISQETISLETSVGEDEEDSTLEDFIEDVKNMTPDRVAALQLLRDYVKEVISELSPREQKILEMRFGLTDGVAHTLEEVGQEFDVTRERIRQIEAKALEKIKQHAQIDKLKDF, from the coding sequence ATGCCTAAAAAGAAAAAAACAAAGAAGAAAAATGTTAAAAAGCTTAAAAGACCGATAAAAAGAAGGAAGTTTCAGATTAAAAAAAAGCATAAAAAAATTTCCAGGTCTAAGCAGGAGATTGTCAGGCCCAGTGAAGAACAGTTATGTTCGCTTTTGCAAAAAGGCAGAAGCCGAGGTTTTATTACCGAACAAGAAGTTTTGCATACTTTTCCCGAAGTTGAAGAATATATTGATTTGTACGAAGATTTTATAGATAGATTAGACCACTGTGGCATTCAAATGGTGGAACTAAAAGGCGGAGTTTTAAGCCGGGGCAAAGAAAAAGAAGAACTTTTGGAAAGAATTGGCATAACCAAGGAAAAAAAGAGGCTTGATCTTTCTGATATTTCAGAAGATTCAATCCAGATGTATTTGCGTGAAATCGGCAAGGTGCCTCTTTTAAAAGGAGAAGAGGAAATGTCTTTGGCGAGGCGCAAAGAAAAAGGGGACAAGGAAGCTGAAAAAAAGATTATTGAGGCTAATTTGCGCCTGGTTGTTTCCATTGCCAAAAAATTTGTCGGCAAAAGCATGTCTCTTTTGGATTTAATCCAGGAAGGCAATATTGGCTTATTTAAAGCCGTGGAAAAATTTGATCCAAGAAAAGGCTATAAATTTTCAACTTATGCGACCTGGTGGATAAGGCAGGCGATTACCAGATCATTAGCTGACCAATCCAGAACAATCAGAATTCCTGTCCATATGGTAGAAACAATCAATAAATTCCAGCAGGTTCAGCGCCGTTTAATCCAGGATTTAGGGCGTGAGCCTTTGCCAGAAGAAATTGCTGCTGAAATGGGTGAGGATATTGAAAAAGTCAGACACATAATAAGTATTTCTCAGGAAACTATATCTTTAGAAACTTCAGTCGGCGAAGACGAAGAAGATTCAACTTTGGAAGATTTTATAGAAGATGTTAAAAATATGACGCCTGACAGAGTAGCCGCTTTGCAGTTATTACGAGATTATGTGAAAGAAGTAATCAGTGAACTTTCTCCAAGAGAACAAAAAATATTAGAAATGCGTTTTGGCTTAACTGATGGCGTAGCCCATACTTTAGAGGAAGTTGGTCAGGAATTTGATGTCACCCGCGAAAGAATCAGGCAGATTGAAGCCAAAGCTTTGGAAAAGATTAAGCAACACGCCCAGATTGATAAATTAAAGGATTTTTAA
- a CDS encoding NYN domain-containing protein: MTNVQIKFGDLKGTKGNLQEKNLDTQLATDMVAMAALNEYDVAILVSNDGDYKSAIESTKKFNKKIENLFFKGSLSMAIDGKCDIKRRARRIFFMKLDSLNN, translated from the coding sequence TTGACAAATGTCCAGATTAAATTTGGTGACTTGAAGGGGACCAAGGGCAACCTGCAAGAAAAAAATTTAGATACGCAACTAGCGACTGATATGGTTGCTATGGCGGCTCTTAATGAATATGACGTAGCGATTCTTGTATCTAACGATGGTGATTATAAAAGCGCTATTGAAAGTACTAAAAAATTTAATAAAAAAATAGAAAACTTATTTTTTAAGGGTAGTCTATCAATGGCAATAGATGGCAAATGCGATATTAAAAGACGAGCGCGACGTATATTTTTTATGAAATTAGATAGCTTAAATAATTAA
- a CDS encoding radical SAM protein — MICNICPHNCNVDRQTKFGVCQAPTDFKIAHIQLHQWEEPCISGVSGSGAIFFSQCNLKCVYCQNHEISQGDYGKIISEQEFIKLCQKLKAQGAHNLNLVSPTCYSSLLIKILPEIKTRINLPIIWNSNAYEKPETIKQFNNLIDVYLPDLKYFDNSLGLKYSKIPNYFPLALNVIKEMVTQVGMPEINNNGLIKKGVLIRHLVLPEQINDSMNILKSIKENFGNQVWVSLMSQYYPAFKSVNYPEINRTLSQDEYNEIRNYYESLNFAGGYFQELDSADNEYTPNFQIKTIE; from the coding sequence ATGATTTGCAATATTTGCCCACACAACTGCAATGTTGATCGTCAAACCAAATTCGGTGTCTGCCAGGCACCGACTGATTTTAAAATTGCGCATATTCAGCTTCATCAATGGGAAGAACCCTGTATTTCTGGCGTAAGTGGCTCTGGCGCAATCTTTTTTAGCCAGTGTAATTTAAAATGTGTGTATTGCCAAAATCATGAAATTTCTCAAGGCGATTACGGCAAAATTATTAGTGAACAGGAATTTATTAAATTATGCCAAAAATTAAAAGCCCAAGGCGCTCATAACCTTAATTTAGTCTCCCCTACCTGTTATTCATCACTTTTAATTAAAATTTTGCCAGAAATTAAAACTAGAATTAATTTGCCTATTATTTGGAATTCCAATGCTTATGAAAAACCTGAAACAATTAAGCAATTTAATAATTTAATAGATGTTTATTTGCCTGATTTAAAATATTTTGATAATAGCTTAGGGCTTAAATATTCAAAAATACCTAACTACTTCCCTCTTGCCTTAAATGTAATTAAAGAAATGGTAACCCAAGTTGGTATGCCTGAAATTAATAATAATGGTTTGATTAAAAAAGGCGTGCTTATCCGCCATTTGGTTTTGCCTGAACAAATTAATGATTCAATGAATATCCTCAAGTCAATTAAAGAAAATTTTGGCAACCAGGTCTGGGTTAGTTTAATGTCACAATATTATCCTGCTTTTAAATCTGTTAATTATCCGGAAATAAATAGGACCTTAAGCCAGGATGAATATAATGAAATAAGAAATTATTACGAAAGCCTAAATTTTGCTGGCGGTTATTTCCAGGAATTAGATTCAGCTGATAATGAGTATACTCCAAATTTCCAGATTAAAACGATAGAATAA
- a CDS encoding DUF2207 domain-containing protein: protein MNLMNMPREAGSASGGRKYLILGAILLSCTFGSLVWAQNDNIDTTAQVNPEQIDSFDVTIKINSDASINVLEKIQYDFGETEHHGIYRYIPIKYKARGSNFNFRIFDIYVTDENGSALTTDISYPGSDVNIKIGDADILITGKHTYVINYTIKRAINYFNDHDELYWNVTGTEWDPPVSILESRATITLPQKLEQKDIKTECFSGIFGSTTSCSSIDLVPGNDNLFSAAIFKQSKLNPGEGLTIVIGWPVGLVQKPTLWQSILDAIKDNGILLIPVFVFIFLFWRWYKHGRDPEGRKTIIAEFEAPDNLSPAEIGAVIHEKVDNKDISAQIIYLAINGYLKIKKLEKGNDYELTKLKTTDTLVNEFDKQLLNALFDSSLTIKLSDLAEEFYKDLAKIKEAVYADVIKKGYFLQNPQKQRISYYTIAGAVLFLGFFFLGVLGAYWIFSAVLSGILVAIFGYFMPARTKKGVLAREAILGLKIYLTVAEKDRIKFFNAPAKNPEQFEKFLPVAMVLGVEKEWAGQFKDIYNQKPSWYDDPTTNNFSSLWLISSMTNFQSSSASTLASMPASASSGSSGFGGGGFSGGGGGGGGGGSW, encoded by the coding sequence ATGAATCTAATGAATATGCCCCGCGAAGCGGGGTCCGCCTCTGGCGGGCGAAAATATCTAATTTTAGGGGCTATTTTATTAAGCTGTACTTTTGGTTCTTTGGTTTGGGCTCAAAATGACAATATTGATACAACAGCCCAAGTAAACCCAGAACAAATTGATAGTTTTGACGTGACAATTAAAATTAATTCAGATGCCAGCATTAATGTGTTAGAAAAAATCCAATATGATTTCGGTGAGACTGAACATCATGGCATTTACCGCTATATTCCGATCAAATATAAGGCCAGAGGCAGTAATTTTAATTTTAGAATTTTCGACATTTATGTGACTGATGAAAATGGCAGCGCTTTAACCACTGACATTTCTTATCCTGGCAGTGATGTGAATATAAAAATAGGCGATGCGGATATTTTGATTACAGGCAAACATACTTATGTAATTAACTATACGATTAAGCGAGCTATTAACTATTTTAATGATCACGATGAACTATACTGGAATGTCACAGGCACAGAATGGGATCCGCCAGTTTCAATTTTAGAATCAAGAGCTACAATTACTTTACCTCAAAAATTAGAGCAAAAAGATATTAAGACCGAATGCTTTAGCGGAATTTTTGGCAGTACAACTTCTTGCAGTTCTATTGATTTGGTTCCAGGAAATGATAATTTGTTTTCTGCTGCTATTTTTAAACAGAGTAAATTAAATCCGGGTGAAGGCTTAACAATAGTGATTGGCTGGCCAGTTGGATTAGTGCAAAAACCAACTCTATGGCAATCGATATTAGATGCGATAAAAGATAATGGGATATTGTTGATACCAGTTTTTGTTTTTATATTTTTATTTTGGCGCTGGTACAAGCATGGCCGTGATCCAGAAGGCAGAAAAACAATTATTGCTGAATTTGAAGCGCCAGATAATTTAAGTCCAGCTGAAATTGGCGCAGTTATCCATGAAAAAGTTGATAATAAGGATATCTCTGCCCAAATTATTTATTTAGCCATTAATGGTTATTTAAAAATAAAAAAGCTGGAAAAAGGCAATGATTATGAATTAACCAAATTAAAAACCACTGACACCTTGGTTAATGAATTTGACAAGCAATTGCTAAATGCCTTATTTGATTCCAGTCTGACTATTAAACTCTCGGATTTGGCCGAAGAATTTTATAAAGACTTAGCCAAAATAAAAGAGGCCGTTTATGCTGACGTGATTAAAAAAGGTTATTTTTTACAAAATCCGCAAAAGCAAAGGATTTCCTATTATACTATTGCCGGTGCAGTTTTATTCCTTGGATTTTTCTTTTTAGGCGTTTTAGGAGCTTACTGGATATTTAGCGCAGTTTTGTCCGGAATTTTGGTTGCTATCTTTGGCTATTTTATGCCAGCCAGGACAAAAAAAGGTGTTTTGGCCCGTGAAGCTATTTTGGGCTTAAAAATTTATTTAACAGTGGCTGAAAAAGACAGAATTAAATTTTTTAATGCGCCAGCTAAAAACCCGGAACAGTTTGAAAAATTTCTGCCAGTAGCCATGGTCTTAGGCGTTGAAAAAGAATGGGCAGGACAATTTAAAGATATTTATAATCAAAAGCCAAGCTGGTATGATGATCCAACCACAAATAATTTTTCATCTTTATGGCTGATCAGCTCAATGACTAATTTTCAATCCTCAAGCGCCTCAACCTTAGCTTCAATGCCGGCCAGCGCTTCATCAGGCTCCAGCGGCTTTGGCGGCGGAGGATTCTCTGGCGGAGGTGGCGGCGGAGGAGGGGGAGGGAGTTGGTAA
- a CDS encoding YbhB/YbcL family Raf kinase inhibitor-like protein: protein MKLYSSAFEQNKNLPDKYTCDGQGINPPLEISGVPAGAKSLALIVEDPDAVRGTFIHWLVWNIDPKTASITVGSIPTGAIQGTTSAGKTGYVAPCPPSGTHRYIFKLYALDTMLDLTPNAGRDNLDQAMQGHTLDYAELIGLYQRK from the coding sequence ATGAAATTATATTCTAGCGCATTTGAACAGAATAAAAATTTGCCCGACAAATATACTTGCGATGGGCAGGGGATTAATCCGCCTTTAGAAATAAGCGGAGTGCCAGCTGGAGCAAAAAGTTTAGCTTTAATTGTTGAGGATCCAGATGCTGTTAGAGGCACTTTTATACATTGGCTAGTCTGGAATATAGATCCAAAAACTGCTAGTATTACAGTGGGCTCTATTCCGACGGGAGCTATACAGGGAACTACTAGCGCTGGCAAAACAGGTTATGTAGCACCATGTCCACCTTCAGGTACACATCGTTATATATTTAAACTTTATGCCCTGGATACAATGCTTGATTTAACGCCAAATGCCGGCAGAGATAATCTTGATCAGGCAATGCAAGGCCACACGCTTGATTACGCAGAATTAATTGGTTTATATCAAAGAAAATAA
- a CDS encoding DUF5652 family protein — MTPEIINQWYWLILLLVIWSLIWKGIALWKSARNGHKAWFVVMLIVNTVGILEIIYILAFSKPKKELPKTV; from the coding sequence ATGACACCTGAAATCATCAATCAATGGTATTGGCTGATTTTACTGCTAGTCATCTGGTCTCTTATCTGGAAAGGAATTGCGCTCTGGAAATCAGCAAGAAATGGCCACAAAGCTTGGTTTGTGGTTATGTTAATTGTTAACACGGTTGGCATCCTGGAAATTATTTACATTCTGGCCTTTAGCAAACCGAAAAAAGAACTGCCAAAAACAGTTTAA
- a CDS encoding DUF3850 domain-containing protein, with product MAIIKKKINPLYFNLVKSGKKRFELRLSDFKIKAGDTLILQEWNAKTKKYTGRELRKKVNYILKFKLNDFGQGKEIQRKGLYVIQF from the coding sequence ATGGCTATAATCAAAAAGAAAATTAATCCTTTATATTTTAACTTAGTTAAGTCTGGCAAGAAAAGATTTGAACTGCGCCTATCTGATTTTAAAATTAAAGCAGGGGACACTTTGATTTTGCAAGAATGGAATGCTAAAACAAAAAAATATACTGGCAGGGAATTAAGAAAAAAAGTTAATTACATTTTAAAGTTTAAGCTCAATGATTTTGGCCAGGGAAAAGAAATACAGAGAAAAGGTTTGTATGTAATTCAATTTTAA
- a CDS encoding CBS domain-containing protein — translation MIVRNIMEKNVITIKASTTYYDAAKILYGNKISGAPVVDDDNKLIGMLSEKDLFKVLYPFYKSYYDHPELYLDSENREGKANDIKDHKIETFMSKGNDIITVEPATPIMRAGALMIAKHVHRLPVVEKGKLIGIVSREDIFRAILQRNFDL, via the coding sequence ATGATTGTCAGAAACATCATGGAGAAAAATGTCATAACCATTAAAGCCAGCACTACTTATTACGACGCTGCCAAGATATTGTATGGCAATAAGATCAGCGGCGCGCCAGTTGTGGATGATGATAATAAGTTAATCGGCATGCTTTCAGAAAAAGATTTATTTAAAGTGCTTTATCCTTTTTACAAAAGCTATTATGATCATCCGGAATTGTATTTGGATTCTGAAAACAGGGAAGGCAAGGCCAATGACATTAAAGACCATAAAATTGAAACATTCATGAGCAAGGGCAATGACATTATCACAGTTGAACCTGCGACGCCAATTATGCGCGCTGGCGCCTTAATGATTGCTAAACATGTTCACCGCTTGCCAGTGGTAGAAAAGGGCAAGCTTATCGGAATTGTCAGCCGAGAAGATATTTTTCGAGCAATTTTACAGCGTAATTTTGATTTGTAA